The following proteins are co-located in the Osmia bicornis bicornis unplaced genomic scaffold, iOsmBic2.1, whole genome shotgun sequence genome:
- the LOC123989240 gene encoding uncharacterized protein LOC123989240, producing the protein MILEVPSVLEFGGGCFSVLYKRITDVFSLFTMERTITTLQLEALAAFLKTEPGAMRQLGIVYVADVARVRRERAANRKNLEELWGEGVRRHCQNIDVFDLRYLFGYEIDPDWW; encoded by the exons ATGATACTGGAAGTGCCGAgtgtcttagagtttggagggggatgtttctcagtgctttataaacgcatcaccgacgtgttttcgttatttacaaTGGAGCGCACAATAACGACATTGCAACTGGAGGCGTTGGCCGCATTTTTGAAAACGGAGC cGGGTGCAATGCGCCAATTAGGAATCGTATACGTGGCGGACGTAGCAAGAGTTCGTCGGGAGCGGGCGGCAAACAGGAAAAATCTGGAAGAGCTGTGGGGCGAAGGAGTGCGAAGGCACTGTCAAAACATCGACGTCTTCGACCTGCGATATCTATTCGGATATGAAATTGAT ccggattggtggTAG